In a single window of the Acidobacteriota bacterium genome:
- a CDS encoding thioredoxin family protein — protein MAATETTQIPLGFRAPGFTLPDAVSGREMSLNELKGEHATVVMFICNHCPFVKHINAELVRLANDYMPKGVSFIAINSNDVENYPEDSPENMKMWAERLGYPFPYLFDETQDVARAYHAACTPDLSIFDKDLLCVYRGQLDGSRPGNSVPNDGRDIRAALDNILAGEPVSDAQTPSIGCNIKWKP, from the coding sequence ATGGCAGCAACGGAAACGACGCAGATACCTTTGGGATTTAGGGCGCCGGGATTTACGCTCCCCGATGCGGTTTCGGGTCGCGAGATGTCTTTGAACGAGTTAAAAGGCGAGCACGCGACCGTCGTAATGTTCATCTGCAACCATTGTCCGTTCGTGAAACACATCAACGCCGAGCTTGTGCGGCTGGCGAATGACTACATGCCGAAGGGCGTGTCTTTTATCGCGATCAACTCTAACGACGTAGAGAATTATCCAGAAGATTCGCCTGAGAATATGAAAATGTGGGCGGAAAGGCTGGGCTACCCGTTCCCTTATCTATTTGATGAGACGCAGGACGTTGCCCGAGCCTATCACGCGGCCTGCACACCGGATCTCAGCATTTTTGATAAAGATCTGCTGTGCGTTTACCGCGGCCAACTGGACGGATCGCGGCCCGGCAACAGCGTCCCCAACGACGGTCGCGACATCCGCGCCGCCCTCGACAACATACTCGCGGGTGAACCCGTCAGCGACGCCCAAACACCGAGTATCGGCTGCAACATCAAGTGGAAACCGTAA
- a CDS encoding NCS1 family nucleobase:cation symporter-1 produces the protein MNDENREFVELTEDVSASPLWNQDLAPTGVEQRTWTTWNIAALWIGMSVVITTYMLGGGFIAQGMTWWQAMLTILLGNCIVLIPMVLNAHAGTKYGISFPVLLRASFGTKGANIPAILRAIVACGWFGIQTWIGGTAIDALLTAVWSGWAGIDAMIAGNPLHTWLSFFLFWGIQVVIILRGIEGIRHLESWAAPLLLLGGLVLLVWASSAAGGLGNVLAGTSVLQKEHANLWSIFPAALTASVGYWATLSLNIPDFTRYAKSQRSQMLGQALGLPLTMTAFAFIGVAVTSATVIIYGEAIADPVQLIKRFDNTLVILFAMIVIFVAQISTNMAANVVSPSNDFSNLNPKRISYVTGGLITAVIGIVMMPWQLMSSMGAYIFTWLIGYSGLMGAIGGILICDYWLIRKRRIELADLYRTDGIYTYSSGFNWRAIAALVLAIAPVVPGFLRAATTPGGQIADPNFFDTLYTYAWFVTFGIAFVLYYLLMRKRN, from the coding sequence ATGAACGATGAAAATAGAGAATTTGTCGAACTGACCGAAGACGTTTCCGCCTCGCCATTGTGGAATCAGGATCTGGCTCCGACCGGCGTCGAGCAGCGGACATGGACGACGTGGAACATCGCGGCGTTATGGATCGGGATGAGCGTCGTGATCACGACGTATATGCTCGGCGGCGGTTTCATCGCCCAAGGGATGACGTGGTGGCAGGCGATGCTGACGATACTGCTCGGCAACTGCATCGTGCTGATCCCGATGGTTTTGAATGCGCACGCCGGGACGAAGTACGGTATCTCGTTTCCCGTGCTGCTTCGTGCGTCGTTCGGGACGAAGGGAGCGAATATTCCGGCGATACTTCGGGCGATCGTCGCGTGCGGGTGGTTCGGTATTCAGACGTGGATCGGCGGAACGGCGATAGATGCATTGCTGACGGCCGTTTGGAGCGGCTGGGCAGGAATCGACGCGATGATCGCGGGAAATCCGCTGCATACGTGGCTGTCGTTCTTCTTGTTCTGGGGCATTCAGGTCGTGATCATTCTTCGCGGCATCGAGGGAATCAGACATCTCGAATCCTGGGCGGCACCGCTGCTGCTGCTCGGCGGTTTGGTGCTGCTCGTTTGGGCGTCTTCGGCTGCGGGCGGCTTGGGAAATGTGCTTGCGGGCACATCAGTATTACAGAAAGAGCATGCAAACCTCTGGTCGATCTTTCCCGCGGCTTTGACAGCGTCGGTCGGCTATTGGGCGACGCTAAGTCTAAACATCCCTGATTTTACGCGATATGCAAAATCGCAGCGTTCGCAGATGCTGGGTCAGGCACTTGGATTGCCGTTGACGATGACGGCGTTCGCTTTTATCGGCGTGGCGGTTACGAGCGCGACCGTGATCATCTACGGCGAGGCGATCGCCGATCCTGTTCAGTTGATCAAGAGATTCGACAACACGCTAGTCATATTGTTCGCCATGATAGTGATATTTGTCGCTCAAATATCAACGAACATGGCGGCAAATGTCGTATCGCCTTCGAACGATTTCTCGAATCTTAACCCCAAACGCATCTCGTATGTGACCGGCGGATTGATCACCGCAGTTATCGGCATCGTGATGATGCCTTGGCAATTGATGTCGTCGATGGGAGCGTATATCTTTACTTGGCTGATCGGCTATTCCGGCCTGATGGGAGCGATAGGCGGCATACTGATCTGCGATTATTGGCTCATCAGAAAACGCCGTATCGAACTCGCTGACCTTTATAGAACCGACGGCATTTACACCTATTCGAGCGGTTTCAATTGGCGGGCGATCGCGGCGTTGGTACTGGCCATCGCACCGGTCGTCCCCGGCTTCCTGCGAGCCGCGACCACGCCCGGCGGCCAGATCGCCGATCCTAATTTCTTTGACACGCTTTACACTTATGCGTGGTTCGTTACTTTCGGAATTGCTTTTGTGTTGTATTATTTGTTGATGAGAAAACGTAATTAA
- the preA gene encoding NAD-dependent dihydropyrimidine dehydrogenase subunit PreA: MADLSINFAGIRSPNPFWLASAPPTNMGSMVERAFDAGWGGAVWKTLGEPIVNVSSRLAGLDHNGQRMIGLNNIELITDRPLEVNLKEMAECKRKYPGHAVIASLMVESKREAWHEIVKRTQDTGCDGFELNFGCPHGMSERGMGAAMGQVPEYTCMVTEWVKEVSEIPVIVKLTPNVTNIVPPGRAAQAGGADAVSLINTINSVMGVDLDTMIPHPNVNGMAAHGGYCGPAVRPIALNMVSELARDAEFNIPISGIGGINTWRDAVEFMLLGAGSVQVCTAVMHYGYRIVEDMIDGLNAYLDEKGFASVNDIIGKSVNRVTDWGDLDLNYVVKAHVNEEHCIRCNLCYIACEDGAHQSFEFVESNGDRYPRVIEEECVGCNLCALVCPSPGAIEMQRRDDGSNPQTWRERTSEQ, encoded by the coding sequence ATGGCTGATCTGAGCATCAATTTCGCAGGTATAAGGTCGCCGAATCCGTTTTGGCTGGCGAGTGCTCCGCCGACGAACATGGGTTCGATGGTGGAACGTGCTTTTGATGCGGGTTGGGGCGGGGCTGTGTGGAAAACGCTGGGCGAGCCGATCGTGAATGTCTCGTCGCGACTTGCAGGCCTGGATCACAACGGCCAGCGGATGATCGGTCTGAACAATATTGAGCTGATAACGGACCGCCCGCTCGAGGTCAATCTGAAAGAGATGGCCGAGTGTAAACGGAAATATCCCGGTCACGCAGTCATCGCGTCGCTGATGGTTGAGTCGAAACGCGAAGCCTGGCACGAGATCGTCAAACGAACGCAGGACACGGGCTGCGATGGGTTTGAGCTGAATTTCGGCTGTCCGCATGGTATGTCCGAGCGGGGAATGGGAGCCGCGATGGGCCAGGTTCCGGAATACACCTGCATGGTCACGGAATGGGTGAAAGAGGTCAGTGAAATCCCTGTCATCGTCAAACTCACCCCAAACGTGACGAACATTGTCCCTCCCGGCCGTGCCGCTCAAGCAGGCGGTGCCGACGCCGTTTCGCTGATCAACACCATCAATTCCGTAATGGGCGTCGATCTGGACACGATGATCCCGCATCCCAACGTCAACGGCATGGCGGCGCACGGCGGTTATTGCGGTCCTGCAGTAAGACCTATTGCTCTAAACATGGTCAGTGAACTCGCCCGCGATGCCGAATTCAATATACCTATCAGCGGCATCGGCGGCATCAACACTTGGCGTGACGCCGTCGAATTCATGCTGCTCGGTGCCGGCAGCGTGCAGGTCTGCACCGCCGTGATGCATTACGGCTACCGAATTGTCGAGGACATGATCGACGGCCTAAATGCGTATTTGGACGAGAAAGGCTTTGCGTCGGTCAATGACATCATCGGCAAGAGTGTGAACCGCGTGACCGATTGGGGCGATCTCGATCTCAATTACGTAGTCAAGGCCCACGTCAACGAGGAACATTGCATCCGCTGTAACCTCTGTTACATTGCCTGTGAGGACGGAGCCCATCAATCGTTCGAATTCGTCGAATCCAACGGCGATCGCTACCCACGCGTCATCGAAGAAGAATGCGTTGGCTGTAATCTCTGTGCACTGGTTTGCCCATCACCCGGGGCGATCGAAATGCAACGCCGCGACGACGGCTCGAACCCACAAACTTGGCGGGAGCGCACAAGCGAGCAATGA
- a CDS encoding NAD(P)-dependent oxidoreductase, translated as MTDSCTPPDITQIEQNFAEIAPLMTQAEALAEANRCLYCYDAPCTQACPTHIDVPSFIKKIASGNVTGSARVIFDANPIGATCARVCPVDVLCEGACVEKTLVNKPIEIGRLQRYATQHVIENGNQLFEKAEPTGKSVGIVGSGPAGLSCATYLSRLGYEVTVYEKSEKPGGLDTYGMAEYKMTQAASIAEVGLVERLGVRFVTNAEVGSEALPFQKLRDDHDAVFIGVGLGSTRMLGVPGEELDGVIDALAFIRMVKTRDWSSVPLGNTVAVIGAGNTAVDAATQAKRLGAERVMLIYRRTEKDAPAYKYELELARKDGIEFHWETMPIEVVGDDKAAGLRCRRRDGNEVLIECDQVIKAIGQTKMTPFFTETFGIEVDDVGRVVVNDSMQTSVDGVFAGGDCVNGGAEAVDAAQMGKTAAKGIHRSLSGEEVRFAGS; from the coding sequence ATGACAGATTCCTGCACACCGCCAGATATCACGCAGATCGAGCAGAACTTTGCCGAGATCGCTCCTTTGATGACGCAGGCTGAGGCTCTCGCCGAGGCGAATCGGTGTCTGTATTGCTACGACGCACCTTGCACGCAGGCGTGTCCGACGCATATCGACGTGCCGTCGTTCATCAAAAAGATCGCGAGCGGCAATGTCACGGGATCGGCACGTGTGATTTTCGACGCAAATCCTATCGGGGCGACGTGTGCACGAGTTTGCCCGGTCGATGTTCTGTGCGAAGGTGCGTGCGTCGAGAAAACTCTCGTAAATAAACCGATCGAGATCGGCCGTTTGCAGCGGTATGCGACGCAGCACGTTATTGAAAACGGTAATCAGCTCTTTGAAAAGGCCGAGCCAACCGGCAAGTCGGTCGGTATCGTCGGCTCAGGCCCGGCCGGCTTGTCGTGTGCGACCTATCTTTCTCGGCTCGGTTATGAAGTGACGGTTTACGAAAAAAGCGAAAAGCCCGGCGGGCTAGACACATACGGCATGGCGGAATACAAGATGACGCAAGCCGCTTCAATTGCCGAGGTTGGGCTGGTCGAGCGGCTAGGTGTGCGTTTCGTGACAAACGCAGAGGTCGGGTCGGAAGCCTTGCCCTTTCAAAAACTTCGCGACGATCACGACGCGGTTTTCATTGGGGTCGGTCTTGGCTCTACGAGAATGTTAGGCGTTCCAGGCGAAGAGCTCGATGGCGTTATCGATGCACTTGCGTTCATTAGAATGGTCAAGACACGTGATTGGAGCTCTGTTCCTCTAGGTAACACCGTTGCGGTGATCGGAGCCGGCAATACTGCCGTCGATGCAGCGACACAGGCAAAACGACTGGGAGCCGAACGTGTCATGCTGATCTATCGCCGAACGGAAAAGGACGCTCCGGCGTACAAATACGAACTGGAACTCGCGAGAAAGGACGGCATCGAGTTCCATTGGGAGACGATGCCTATCGAAGTAGTTGGAGACGATAAGGCTGCAGGTCTGCGTTGCCGCCGCCGTGATGGCAACGAGGTGCTGATAGAGTGCGATCAGGTGATCAAAGCCATCGGCCAGACAAAGATGACGCCGTTCTTTACTGAGACCTTCGGCATCGAGGTCGATGATGTTGGCCGTGTCGTCGTCAATGATTCAATGCAAACTTCCGTTGACGGCGTTTTTGCGGGCGGCGACTGTGTAAATGGCGGTGCCGAGGCCGTCGATGCCGCTCAGATGGGCAAGACCGCTGCGAAGGGAATTCATCGGTCGCTTTCAGGCGAGGAAGTTCGTTTTGCCGGCAGCTAG
- a CDS encoding phosphotransferase family protein has product MKKDDATTPRAGEELNEKALKDFLRARLPTPFTEMEVLQFPAGSSNLTYLVRLGSTQYVLRRPPFGNTVRTAHDMKREFEVLSKLAFVYPPAPEPILFCDDESVIGAEFYLMEKRDGVVIRGQVPALFAASKEVQTKLCRSFMDNLARLHSVNYTAAGLADLGKPEGYNRRQVEGWTQRYIAAKTEEHTELEAAMKWLGENVPVEAGASLIHNDYKFDNIMLDPEDLTRIIAVLDWEMVTIGDPLMDLGTTLGYWMSPKFGEELMNMPFNPRILMENISRRELVELYASARGIAQPDMLFYYVFGTFKIAVIAQQIYARFVKGMTKDERFANFDRFVAALGRISNSALERGSI; this is encoded by the coding sequence ATGAAAAAGGACGACGCAACAACCCCAAGGGCAGGAGAAGAGCTGAACGAAAAAGCTCTCAAAGATTTTCTCAGGGCTCGTCTGCCGACGCCGTTCACCGAAATGGAGGTGCTGCAGTTCCCGGCCGGCAGTTCGAATCTGACATATCTGGTCCGGCTCGGTTCAACACAGTATGTCCTCCGCCGGCCGCCATTCGGCAATACCGTGAGGACCGCCCACGATATGAAGCGAGAGTTTGAGGTACTCTCAAAGCTTGCGTTCGTTTATCCACCTGCACCGGAGCCGATCCTTTTCTGTGATGATGAGTCTGTCATCGGAGCGGAGTTCTATTTGATGGAGAAAAGGGACGGTGTTGTGATTCGCGGTCAGGTTCCCGCATTATTTGCTGCGTCGAAAGAGGTTCAGACAAAGCTTTGCCGCAGTTTTATGGATAATCTCGCCCGTCTTCATTCTGTCAACTACACAGCTGCAGGACTAGCCGATCTCGGAAAACCTGAGGGTTATAATCGCCGCCAGGTCGAGGGCTGGACGCAGCGCTATATTGCAGCAAAAACCGAAGAGCACACAGAACTTGAGGCTGCGATGAAGTGGCTTGGCGAAAACGTACCCGTCGAAGCCGGTGCGTCCCTGATCCATAACGACTACAAATTCGACAACATCATGCTCGATCCCGAAGATCTGACGCGGATCATTGCCGTTCTTGATTGGGAAATGGTAACGATCGGCGACCCGCTCATGGATCTCGGAACAACTCTAGGTTATTGGATGTCGCCTAAGTTCGGCGAAGAGTTGATGAATATGCCGTTCAATCCTCGTATATTGATGGAAAACATCTCGCGCCGTGAACTCGTGGAGTTGTACGCCTCGGCTCGAGGGATCGCACAGCCTGATATGCTTTTTTACTATGTATTTGGAACATTCAAGATCGCCGTCATCGCCCAGCAGATATATGCCCGATTCGTTAAGGGAATGACCAAAGATGAACGCTTCGCAAATTTTGATCGGTTCGTCGCCGCACTTGGCCGGATCTCGAATTCTGCACTAGAACGCGGATCGATCTGA
- a CDS encoding acyltransferase, whose amino-acid sequence MSRIVKAGLIQAHNVGDVNAPIDEIKKANIDNQMKFVEDAARQGVQVLCFQEIFTTPYFCAEQQTRWYEAVERVPDGPTVKLMQDVAKQHGMVLIVPIYEEEQTGIYYNTAAVIDADGKYLGKYRKTHIPHVAPGFWEKFYFRPGNLGYPVFETAVGKIGVYICYDRHFPEGARCLGLNGAEVIFNPSATVAGLSEYLWKLEQPAHAVANGYFVGAINRVGTEAPWNIGEFYGQSYFCDPRGQIIAEGSRDKDELIVADLDMDKIREVRNTWQFFRDRRPDAYGAIVAD is encoded by the coding sequence ATGTCGCGAATTGTAAAAGCGGGCCTGATACAGGCTCACAATGTCGGTGATGTTAATGCACCGATCGATGAGATAAAGAAGGCGAACATCGACAACCAGATGAAATTCGTTGAGGATGCTGCTCGGCAGGGCGTGCAGGTGCTGTGCTTTCAGGAGATATTCACGACGCCGTATTTTTGTGCCGAACAGCAGACACGTTGGTACGAAGCGGTCGAGCGAGTTCCCGACGGGCCGACGGTCAAGCTGATGCAGGACGTGGCAAAGCAGCACGGCATGGTGCTGATCGTGCCGATCTACGAGGAAGAGCAGACCGGGATCTATTACAACACCGCAGCCGTCATCGACGCCGACGGCAAGTATCTCGGCAAATACCGCAAGACGCACATCCCGCACGTCGCTCCCGGCTTTTGGGAGAAATTCTATTTTCGCCCGGGCAATCTAGGTTATCCGGTTTTCGAAACGGCGGTCGGCAAGATCGGAGTTTATATCTGCTACGACCGCCATTTCCCGGAAGGTGCCCGATGTTTGGGCCTCAATGGGGCCGAGGTCATCTTTAATCCATCGGCAACGGTCGCCGGGCTTTCGGAGTATTTGTGGAAGCTTGAACAGCCCGCACATGCCGTCGCCAACGGCTACTTTGTCGGTGCGATAAATCGCGTCGGCACAGAGGCTCCGTGGAACATCGGCGAGTTTTACGGGCAATCGTATTTCTGCGACCCTCGCGGTCAGATCATTGCCGAAGGCAGTCGAGACAAAGACGAACTTATCGTCGCCGATCTCGACATGGACAAGATCCGCGAGGTTCGAAACACTTGGCAGTTTTTCCGCGACCGCAGGCCGGATGCATACGGTGCGATCGTTGCGGATTAA
- a CDS encoding tetratricopeptide repeat protein, giving the protein MKRCPECRRDYYDDTLLYCLDDGNALLEGPRSPDTPVRLSPDQPQTAILSEPGAAGTGALSSGDGPQTAILHDTAAPGEAPTRAQIHTTEQSAVLPSRTGDIVSKPRGFDKRLIAAPLLAVLITVAGYVGYRYYGPFGSTQINSIAVMPFENRNSDADTDYLSDGLAESVIFRLTQIADLRVSPTSSVMRYKGASTDIAKIASELGADAVMTGRLTKRGDNLNITVELVDARTNKSLWGEQYERKLSELLTTQREIVTEIVSKLQLKLSGESEQKLAKKYTDNNEAYQLYLQGRYHWNKRNVTEFEKAILFFKQSIEKDPNYALAYTGLADTYALIPAYGDFRPKDYMPQAKQAALKALELDPNLAEAHASLGQILLYGDYNFPGAEKAYKRAIELDPKYATARQWYGELLSLSGRPDEAIREMSKALELDPFSMIINRQMVTVLQESKRFDEALLQNKKVNELFPDETTFHFFNSEIYVAQGKYAEAFEEYILLGEAAGAKPEEIQEAKDLYEKVGWDGIVKIRATGTIKSLNDQQAKDKNEYVSAIRFAETYASLKDKDKTIEYLNKSYDERSMSVLGLKVNFRWDFVRDDPRFKELVKRVGIPE; this is encoded by the coding sequence ATGAAACGATGCCCAGAATGCAGACGGGACTATTACGACGACACTCTGCTGTATTGTCTCGACGATGGAAATGCGCTGCTCGAAGGCCCGCGGAGCCCGGACACTCCTGTCCGCTTGTCGCCGGACCAGCCGCAGACGGCGATCTTGTCAGAACCGGGAGCGGCAGGGACTGGGGCTTTGTCTTCTGGCGACGGGCCGCAGACCGCGATCCTTCACGACACCGCTGCACCGGGCGAAGCTCCGACCCGCGCGCAGATACACACTACCGAGCAGTCAGCCGTCTTGCCGAGCAGGACGGGTGATATTGTCTCTAAGCCTCGCGGATTTGATAAGCGGTTGATCGCAGCACCATTGCTGGCGGTTTTGATAACCGTTGCCGGCTATGTCGGCTATCGATATTATGGGCCGTTCGGTTCGACACAGATCAATTCCATCGCGGTGATGCCGTTTGAGAATAGGAATTCGGATGCGGACACGGATTATTTGTCGGACGGTTTGGCGGAATCGGTGATCTTTCGGCTGACGCAGATCGCCGATCTGAGGGTCAGCCCGACGAGTTCGGTGATGCGTTACAAAGGAGCATCGACCGATATTGCCAAGATCGCCTCCGAACTTGGCGCAGATGCGGTCATGACCGGACGCCTTACCAAGCGGGGCGACAATTTGAACATCACGGTCGAGCTCGTGGATGCCCGCACCAACAAATCGCTGTGGGGCGAGCAGTATGAACGGAAACTTTCGGAATTATTGACCACTCAACGCGAGATCGTCACCGAGATCGTGAGCAAACTGCAGCTAAAACTGTCGGGCGAAAGCGAGCAAAAGCTGGCGAAGAAATACACCGACAACAACGAAGCCTATCAGCTTTACCTGCAAGGCCGTTACCATTGGAACAAACGAAACGTAACTGAATTTGAAAAGGCGATCTTGTTTTTCAAGCAATCTATCGAAAAAGACCCGAACTACGCTCTTGCCTACACCGGATTAGCCGATACGTATGCTTTGATCCCCGCATACGGCGATTTCAGACCAAAAGATTATATGCCGCAAGCCAAGCAAGCGGCACTCAAGGCTCTCGAACTTGACCCGAATCTGGCGGAAGCCCACGCTTCGCTTGGTCAAATTCTGCTTTACGGAGACTACAATTTTCCGGGTGCCGAAAAAGCCTACAAAAGGGCGATCGAACTTGATCCGAAATATGCCACGGCTCGTCAATGGTACGGCGAGTTATTGTCTCTCAGCGGCAGGCCGGACGAAGCGATCAGAGAAATGTCAAAAGCCCTTGAACTCGACCCGTTTTCGATGATCATTAACCGGCAAATGGTAACAGTTTTGCAAGAATCCAAGCGATTTGACGAAGCACTTTTGCAAAATAAGAAGGTCAATGAGCTATTTCCCGATGAGACGACTTTTCATTTTTTCAACAGTGAAATTTATGTGGCTCAAGGCAAATATGCAGAAGCTTTCGAAGAATACATCCTTTTGGGGGAGGCAGCCGGGGCCAAACCCGAAGAAATTCAGGAGGCGAAAGACCTTTACGAAAAAGTCGGTTGGGACGGTATCGTAAAAATACGTGCAACAGGCACAATCAAATCTCTAAATGACCAACAGGCAAAAGACAAAAACGAATATGTGTCCGCGATCAGATTTGCCGAAACTTACGCGTCTCTCAAAGACAAAGATAAGACGATCGAATATTTGAACAAATCATACGATGAGCGTTCAATGTCGGTTCTTGGCCTCAAAGTAAATTTTAGATGGGACTTCGTGCGAGACGACCCGCGATTTAAGGAATTGGTCAAACGAGTCGGGATCCCTGAATAG